A region of Toxorhynchites rutilus septentrionalis strain SRP chromosome 1, ASM2978413v1, whole genome shotgun sequence DNA encodes the following proteins:
- the LOC129761695 gene encoding uncharacterized protein LOC129761695, giving the protein MSSGGKYVCAPEYQSDTEDSDESISDEPYIEELNDEGHVSGNDNAGTEDEQGETEHPIPEKDGVKECGEGSSHDGDEETNNAAHSATNGENQKYIQQMRQLQDTLNHIMRTMEFNRPINRPNEPTTNQLDQRLDEVDRSWNLDSEFPGPSSSSASVRWQNIQPFPDDVAASKMWEQWHRFIDRFEIAVSLANINDPVKRTHTLFLSLGEKLQGIARAANLRPSLKNPNCYAVFVKNLENYLRSMVDVTAEHAAFTNMKQEPAESTLAFHARLKEKIRLVGYTIADQDQSVYTQLLRGMRNKELVKAARTFGYSASFVVQCATREEAYTAETEQLGSSQAFAVQRNRRQASKESQWKRKREQTDDDVNQRKKRNADDSRDRGLGRRSRCSKCNMQHHRFGACPAEKNSCRSCGKRGHFEAVCWKKVANAVQTERNLPQGWSKEEDENIKHINAICLTDALIDCRVGSSNPICFLIDSGADVNTIGGDDWKRLKHEFHVGTAKLEPFELSKDSDLRPYASSKPLSVTRAFRAIIEVVGHDKPLINAEFLVIDQGTRSLLGRSTASDLKLLKVGVSVNSCEGPENTATFPKVPSVLVKIVITEHLC; this is encoded by the exons atgtcgtcaGGAGGGAAATATGTTTGCGCTCCCGAGTACCAAAGCGACACGGAAGATTCCGACGAAAGCATCTCTGATGAACCATACATCGAAGAATTGAATGACGAGGGACACGTTTCGGGCAATGATAATGCTGGCACCGAGGATGAACAAGGAGAAACTGAGCATCCTATCCCTGAAAAAGACGGCGTTAAGGAATGTGGAGAAGGGAGCTCTCATGATGGCGACGAGGAAACCAACAACGCGGCACATTCGGCAACAAATggcgaaaatcaaaaatatatccAACAGATGAGGCAATTGCAGGATACCCTGAATCATATTATGCGCACCATGGAGTTCAACCGACCAATCAATCGGCCTAATGAACCAACGACCAACCAGTTGGACCAGCGGCTCGATGAGGTTGACCGGAGCTGGAACCTCGACAGCGAATTTCCAGGGCCATCGTCAAGCTCAGCTAGTGTCCGTTGGCAGAATATCCAACCATTCCCGGATGACGTCGCCGCAAGTAAAATGTGGGAGCAATGGCACCGATTCATAGATCGTTTTGAGATCGCTGTGTCTCTCGCCAACATCAACGACCCGGTAAAGCGCACACATACTTTGTTCTTGTCACTCGGCGAAAAATTACAAGGAATAGCCAGAGCAGCTAACCTTCGCCCAAGCTTGAAGAATCCCAACTGCTACGCCGTCTTCGTAAAGAATCTGGAGAATTACCTACGTTCAATGGTGGACGTAACAGCGGAGCATGCGGCATTTACCAACATGAAACAAGAACCAGCTGAGTCAACCTTGGCTTTCCACGCCCGCTTAAAGGAGAAGATTCGCCTTGTCGGATATACGATCGCTGACCAGGATCAATCCGTTTATACCCAGCTGTTGAGAGGAATGAGAAATAAGGAACTGGTTAAGGCAGCGAGAACCTTCGGATATTCAGCCTCCTTCGTCGTACAATGTGCCACCCGTGAAGAAGCCTATACAGCAGAAACCGAGCAATTAGGATCATCGCAAGCGTTTGCAGTTCAACGGAATCGACGACAGGCTTCTAAAGAGTCACAGTGGAAGCGAAAGCGTGAACAAACTGACGACGATGTGAATCAACGGAAGAAGCGGAATGCAGACGATAGCAGGGATCGTGGACTAGGACGTCGCTCCCGTTGCTCAAAATGTAACATGCAGCACCACAGATTCGGAGCCTGCCCGGCGGAAAAGAATAGTTGCAGATCTTGCGGCAAGCGTGGCCACTTCGAGGCtgtgtgctggaagaaggtcgCCAACGCCGTTCAAACCGAACGCAATCTTCCCCAAGGATGGTCGAAAGAGGAAGACGAAAATATAAAG CACATAAATGCAATTTGTTTAACGGACGCCTTAATCGATTGTCGGGTGGGATCTTCAAACCCAATTTGTTTTCTGATAGACTCGGGGGCGGATGTCAATACTATCGGTGGCGATGACTGGAAAAGGCTCAAGCATGAATTCCACGTTGGTACAGCCAAGTTAGAGCCATTTGAGTTATCGAAGGATAGTGACTTGCGACCATACGCTTCGAGCAAACCCCTCTCAGTAACGCGCGCATTCAGGGCCATAATAGAGGTTGTGGGTCATGATAAACCATTGATCAATGCTGAGTTCTTAGTCATCGACCAAGGCACCCGTTCACTTTTAGGACGTTCCACGGCGAGTGATTTGAAGCTGTTAAAAGTTGGTGTATCTGTTAACAGCTGTGAAGGACCAGAAAATACGGCCACATTCCCTAAAGTACCAAGCGTCCTAGTAAAGATAGTTATCACTGAACACTTGTGTTGA